From a region of the Acetonema longum DSM 6540 genome:
- a CDS encoding helix-turn-helix domain-containing protein produces the protein MKKKQNAKLRKPNRKRSLIPHEVILAAIRGEEPALRQVLSHYERYITRLASKELYDRYGNLYFLVDYELKTELQNKLIAGILKFRIM, from the coding sequence ATGAAGAAAAAACAAAACGCTAAATTGAGAAAGCCTAACCGAAAGCGCTCATTAATTCCGCACGAAGTTATTTTAGCTGCTATACGGGGAGAAGAACCTGCGCTAAGGCAGGTATTATCGCACTATGAACGCTATATAACACGGCTGGCATCCAAAGAGTTATATGACCGGTACGGAAATTTATATTTCCTTGTGGATTATGAACTGAAAACGGAACTTCAGAACAAGCTTATCGCGGGAATCTTAAAATTTCGTATCATGTAA